A genomic segment from Desulfurispirillum indicum S5 encodes:
- a CDS encoding c-type heme family protein has translation MAETIREQHPVEVSRPVTATPFPLIAVFWTLTIFAMAGWSFFETYRSALSNAASAARIGFSKDVHYRQWNTRHGSVYVPISEYGTPNPYLAHLQERDVMTSDGLPLTLINPGYMTRQAHEITDAITGIRSNITSLKTLRPENAPDNWEQRALRAFELGVPEYSSLDSIEGKAYLRLMQPLLVDNSCLRCHAHQGYQIGDVRGGISVSIPWVPYRESILSKLPFFIISFGGIWVVGLAAARYGFDRMQLQIQREHHLERKRFETLLHAEQDRKNAQIRLLVDLAHQWRQPLNVIGLSMQNLEMIALDAKADKAKIPEIVGSAMERLEGLSHTITRMTGLYESADTIAPVSIAEACDTASSQIRSQCGAPGLTVSNCIPPNLTQLASSFDLVEMFISLFSNVLTIAEKRNTTPTLTIKARDISKGKVEVSVCDNVGGIEDSQLSDLFSPYTTSHFRSEGKGLGLYFLSRKVEEIYQGNVQARNCGSGACIVIILGAHKDADHPALMKSSGGAHS, from the coding sequence AGGTGTCCCGCCCTGTCACGGCTACCCCCTTTCCCCTGATTGCCGTCTTCTGGACTCTGACTATCTTCGCGATGGCAGGCTGGTCATTCTTTGAGACATACCGATCAGCTCTGTCCAATGCGGCATCAGCGGCTCGTATCGGTTTTTCCAAAGATGTACACTATCGCCAGTGGAATACCCGGCATGGCTCCGTCTATGTACCCATCAGTGAATATGGCACTCCCAACCCCTATCTGGCCCATCTCCAAGAGCGGGATGTCATGACCAGTGATGGTCTCCCATTAACCCTTATCAACCCTGGCTATATGACCCGCCAGGCCCATGAAATCACCGACGCCATTACGGGTATACGCAGCAATATAACCAGCCTGAAGACACTACGGCCGGAAAATGCCCCGGACAACTGGGAGCAAAGGGCACTGCGCGCTTTTGAACTGGGGGTGCCTGAATACAGTTCCCTGGATAGTATAGAAGGGAAAGCATATCTGCGCCTGATGCAACCGTTATTGGTCGATAACAGCTGTCTGCGCTGCCATGCCCATCAGGGATACCAGATCGGCGATGTTCGTGGGGGTATCAGTGTTTCTATCCCCTGGGTACCGTATCGAGAGAGTATCCTGTCAAAACTTCCTTTTTTTATAATCAGCTTTGGCGGCATATGGGTAGTGGGTTTGGCAGCGGCACGCTATGGCTTTGATCGCATGCAACTGCAGATCCAGCGAGAACACCACCTGGAGCGAAAGCGTTTTGAAACATTGCTTCATGCTGAGCAGGATCGCAAAAATGCCCAGATACGCCTATTGGTTGACCTGGCCCACCAATGGCGGCAGCCGCTGAATGTGATCGGACTCTCCATGCAGAATCTCGAAATGATTGCCCTGGATGCAAAAGCTGACAAAGCCAAAATCCCTGAAATAGTTGGCAGCGCCATGGAGCGCCTGGAAGGCCTCTCGCACACCATTACCCGGATGACGGGACTTTACGAGTCAGCAGATACCATTGCTCCGGTATCCATCGCTGAGGCCTGCGACACGGCCAGCAGTCAGATACGCTCGCAGTGTGGAGCGCCTGGCCTGACTGTTTCCAACTGTATTCCACCCAACCTCACCCAGCTCGCCTCAAGCTTTGACCTGGTGGAAATGTTCATCAGCCTGTTTTCCAATGTGCTCACCATCGCCGAAAAACGGAATACCACCCCGACTCTGACCATTAAAGCAAGGGATATCAGTAAAGGAAAGGTTGAGGTGAGCGTGTGCGATAATGTTGGAGGCATTGAGGATTCTCAACTGAGTGATCTCTTCAGCCCTTACACCACAAGCCATTTTCGCAGTGAAGGTAAGGGACTGGGACTTTACTTTCTCTCACGGAAGGTGGAGGAAATCTACCAAGGCAATGTGCAAGCGCGAAACTGTGGCAGCGGAGCCTGTATAGTCATCATTCTTGGTGCCCATAAAGACGCTGACCACCCTGCTCTGATGAAGTCGAGTGGCGGGGCTCACTCATGA
- a CDS encoding putative Na+/H+ antiporter, which yields MTRFSKSHAKMFFILLSVVGLVVVASAASSSPAEPLVFPRSLESYGDADNSSVLAVLAGRIAQEPFNLVATLIFLCAIIHTFMTSKFLAVAHKWEHEHEHKKQAGKVPRNSIHFGAGVFHFLGEVEAVFGIWAIALAVAIGVFYDFGTFVYYIGQKVDYTEPLFVVIIMTLAATRPILKFSELMMWKVANFLGGTLSAWWLTILTIGPLLGSFITEPAAMTISALLLSTKFYNLKPSESFKYATIGLLFVNISVGGTLSHFAAPPVLMVASTWDWGFGFMFLNFGWKAVIGIVIANALYFYLHRNEMRELEKRYALVRMKREIERKYVKREQLEDEFAKIKYDVTDDLGFIRIFDERCDEIRSRLKKELMERVASQSVDKASVEEAFDVRFYDIKLKVMRQKLPGLLPADKQPPYRDPYWDNREDWVPAWIMVVHMLFLVWTVATAHYPALFIAGFLFLLGFVQVTTPYQNRIDLKPALLVGFFLAGLVIHGGVQAWWIAPVLGSLTETPLMLGATLLTAFNDNAAITYLSTFVPGITDTMKYAVVAGAVTGGGLTVIANAPNPAGQSILGRHFKHGAVSPLGLLKAALVPTVIMGLCFMLLRF from the coding sequence ATGACGAGGTTCAGCAAATCACATGCAAAAATGTTTTTTATTCTCCTGAGCGTTGTGGGCCTGGTGGTGGTTGCCAGTGCTGCGAGCAGCAGCCCTGCTGAACCTCTCGTTTTTCCTCGCAGCCTTGAGAGTTATGGTGATGCGGACAATTCCAGCGTTCTGGCCGTTCTGGCGGGCCGTATCGCTCAAGAGCCCTTTAATCTTGTCGCTACGCTGATATTTCTCTGCGCCATTATCCATACGTTTATGACGAGCAAATTCCTTGCTGTTGCCCATAAGTGGGAACATGAGCATGAACACAAAAAACAGGCCGGGAAGGTTCCCAGGAATTCTATTCATTTCGGCGCAGGGGTCTTCCACTTTCTGGGCGAAGTTGAGGCTGTTTTTGGTATATGGGCAATCGCTTTAGCGGTAGCCATAGGGGTCTTCTATGACTTTGGCACCTTCGTCTATTATATTGGTCAGAAGGTTGACTATACCGAGCCATTGTTTGTCGTTATTATTATGACGCTGGCAGCAACGCGACCTATTCTGAAGTTTTCTGAGCTGATGATGTGGAAAGTCGCCAACTTTCTCGGCGGTACCCTTTCGGCCTGGTGGCTCACTATTTTGACAATTGGTCCGTTACTCGGCTCCTTTATAACGGAGCCGGCAGCCATGACGATTTCGGCTCTGTTGCTGTCGACGAAATTTTACAATTTAAAGCCGAGTGAATCATTCAAGTACGCCACCATAGGTTTGTTGTTTGTCAATATTTCCGTAGGCGGAACCTTATCACACTTTGCTGCCCCACCTGTACTGATGGTTGCCTCCACCTGGGATTGGGGATTTGGGTTTATGTTTCTCAACTTCGGCTGGAAAGCTGTTATCGGTATTGTCATTGCAAATGCGCTCTATTTCTATCTGCATCGCAATGAAATGCGCGAACTGGAAAAAAGATATGCTCTCGTTCGTATGAAGCGGGAGATCGAAAGGAAATATGTAAAGCGTGAACAGCTGGAAGACGAATTTGCCAAGATTAAGTACGATGTTACCGATGATCTGGGTTTTATCAGAATTTTTGACGAAAGATGTGATGAGATACGAAGTCGATTAAAAAAGGAGCTCATGGAGCGAGTTGCCAGCCAGTCGGTTGACAAGGCGAGTGTTGAAGAAGCTTTTGATGTTCGCTTCTACGATATTAAGCTCAAAGTGATGCGCCAGAAACTGCCCGGTCTGTTGCCGGCCGATAAGCAACCGCCCTATCGTGACCCCTATTGGGATAATCGCGAAGACTGGGTGCCTGCCTGGATTATGGTGGTGCATATGCTTTTCCTGGTCTGGACCGTTGCCACAGCCCATTATCCAGCCCTTTTTATCGCGGGATTTTTATTTCTGCTTGGTTTTGTTCAGGTGACAACGCCTTATCAGAATCGAATTGACTTAAAGCCGGCCTTACTGGTTGGTTTTTTCCTGGCGGGTCTTGTCATCCATGGGGGAGTTCAGGCCTGGTGGATTGCTCCCGTGCTCGGGAGCCTGACTGAGACTCCGTTGATGCTTGGAGCGACTCTTTTAACCGCGTTTAACGATAATGCCGCAATAACGTATCTGAGCACGTTTGTGCCCGGCATTACCGATACGATGAAATACGCCGTGGTTGCCGGCGCTGTAACGGGTGGTGGCTTAACGGTCATTGCCAATGCTCCGAACCCTGCAGGTCAGTCAATACTTGGGAGACATTTCAAGCACGGTGCTGTTTCGCCCTTAGGTTTGCTGAAGGCGGCTCTCGTCCCAACGGTGATTATGGGATTATGCTTCATGCTTTTAAGGTTTTAG